In Desulfonatronovibrio magnus, the DNA window TGGACAAAAGTAAGAATGACGAAATTCGCGATGCGGTGCGGAAGAACTATGGGAAAATTGCAGCGTCAGGGAATGCGGGCTGTGGTTGCTCGCCTTCATCCTGTTGTGGAACACCGAGCAAAGTGAATTCGGCTGATGTTTCGCTTGGCTTGGGTTACTCCAGTGAGGATGTGGATGCTGTGCCGGAAGGAGCGAACATGGGCCTCGGGTGTGGCAATCCGCAAGCTATCGCTTCCTTGCAACCCGGCGAAACAGTACTCGATCTCGGCAGCGGCGGAGGGTTCGACTCTTTTCTGGCTGCACGAGCCGTTGGCGACAATGGACAGGTTATCGGTGTTGACATGACGCCGGAGATGATCACCACATCCCGTCGGAATGCTGAGAAAGCCGGATTCAGAAATGTCGATTTTCGATTGGGGGAGTTGGAGAATCTTCCAGTTGCCGATGGGATTGTTGATGTTATCATCTCGAATTGTGTAATCAATCTTTCACCCGAAAAACAAAGGGTATTCAGCGAGGCTTTCCGCGTATTGAAATCAGGCGGGCGGCTGGCGATTTCTGATGTTGTAGCCACTGCTGAAATGCCTGAGCCCATAAAGAAAGATATGGCTATGTATACTGGATGCGTGAGCGGCGCATCTTTCATCCCGGAGCTTGAATCCATGTTGCGGCAAGCTGGCTTTCAAAACATACACATCAAACCAAAAGATGAGAGTAAAACCTTTATCCGTGATTGGGCACCTGGAAGCAAGATCGAGGATTATATTGTTTCGGCTACTATTGAAGCAGTAAAGCCGCAGGCCTAACAACCGCATCAACACGGACTGGCAATTCCGCTGCGCTCCATTGCCAGCCGGTTATGCGGGGCGTTATACTTCGTGAAGGTCAGGGTTTAGCGTTCGGATTGGGCCCGCGGTCGAGCAAGAGATCGCGAAGTATGGTAGGATCATCGCGGCTTGCCGCAGTGCCGTGAACACCTCAGGCGCCGTGCTCATCGCCGCAGCCTGACAACGCGAACGGTGTGGAGCTTGAGAGCGCAGCGGGCCCAGCGCTTGTCGCGAGGCCTAATGTCAGGCCGACGGCTGAGTTTTGCTTTGGATATCAGATGGTAGGCCACGAGCAGAGGCCAGGGAGTGCAGCTGGGGCTTGGTATCATAACATCGCGCTGGAGCAGACGGTCCGTCCCTGTCACGGCGCTGGCTGTCGCCAGCGCTGCACCGGACGGCAATTCCGCTGCGCTCCATTGCCGCCGGTGAGCTTGGTCGTTAGCATTCGATATAAATACGTTCATCAAGTAGGAAGTGTATAATTGCTTCAGAAACTAAAAACAGTGCAAATACCAGGTCCATATCATCGGACTGGCCCGCATATTGTCAGCGTCATC includes these proteins:
- a CDS encoding arsenite methyltransferase translates to MDKSKNDEIRDAVRKNYGKIAASGNAGCGCSPSSCCGTPSKVNSADVSLGLGYSSEDVDAVPEGANMGLGCGNPQAIASLQPGETVLDLGSGGGFDSFLAARAVGDNGQVIGVDMTPEMITTSRRNAEKAGFRNVDFRLGELENLPVADGIVDVIISNCVINLSPEKQRVFSEAFRVLKSGGRLAISDVVATAEMPEPIKKDMAMYTGCVSGASFIPELESMLRQAGFQNIHIKPKDESKTFIRDWAPGSKIEDYIVSATIEAVKPQA